Proteins from a genomic interval of Fibrobacter sp.:
- the aroC gene encoding chorismate synthase — translation MSSTFGKIFAVTTWGESHGAGVGSVLDGCPAGLPLEEADIQAELNRRRPGQNKMTTPRDEKDQVKILSGVFEGKTTGTPISFAVFNEDQRSHDYSEIQKWYRPGHADLCYDLKYGFRDYRGGGRSSARETIGRVAAGAVAKKLLKQVAGTEIMAWVNSIGNVDCGPLNLDELTLDQIEASPVRCPDPEASAKMEQVVLDARENMDSVGGTVCLLVKNPPIALGEPVFDRLDALLAQAMLSIPASKGFEIGSGFAAARMHGSEHNDELFFDGNSYHTKTNNAGGSLGGISNGEPIYCKVAFKPTATISQEQKTAGRGGENGTLAARGRHDPCVAVRAPVIVESMAALVLADLFLQQKRNCL, via the coding sequence ATGTCTAGCACTTTTGGAAAGATTTTCGCTGTTACAACATGGGGTGAATCCCATGGTGCCGGTGTGGGTTCCGTCCTGGACGGTTGCCCCGCAGGTCTCCCCCTCGAAGAAGCCGATATCCAGGCAGAATTGAACCGCCGTCGCCCCGGTCAGAACAAAATGACCACTCCTCGCGACGAAAAGGACCAGGTCAAGATCCTTTCTGGCGTTTTCGAAGGGAAAACCACAGGCACCCCCATTTCCTTTGCCGTCTTCAACGAAGACCAGAGGAGCCACGACTATTCCGAAATCCAGAAGTGGTACCGCCCGGGTCACGCCGACCTGTGCTACGACCTGAAGTACGGTTTTAGAGACTACCGCGGCGGTGGACGCAGTTCCGCCCGCGAGACCATCGGCCGCGTTGCCGCAGGTGCCGTGGCCAAGAAGCTTTTGAAGCAGGTGGCAGGTACCGAGATCATGGCATGGGTCAACTCCATCGGCAACGTGGACTGCGGCCCCCTGAACCTGGACGAACTTACCCTGGACCAGATCGAAGCCTCCCCCGTCCGCTGCCCCGACCCCGAGGCCAGCGCCAAGATGGAGCAGGTTGTACTGGACGCCCGCGAGAACATGGACAGCGTTGGCGGTACCGTATGCCTTCTGGTGAAGAACCCGCCCATCGCCCTGGGCGAACCGGTGTTTGACCGCCTGGATGCGCTCCTTGCACAGGCAATGCTATCCATTCCCGCAAGTAAAGGTTTTGAAATCGGTAGCGGTTTCGCCGCAGCCCGCATGCATGGCAGCGAACACAACGACGAACTTTTCTTTGACGGCAACAGTTACCACACCAAGACCAACAACGCCGGTGGCTCCCTGGGTGGCATCAGCAATGGCGAACCCATCTACTGCAAGGTGGCCTTCAAGCCTACGGCAACCATCAGCCAGGAGCAGAAGACCGCAGGTCGCGGCGGCGAGAACGGGACGCTTGCAGCCCGCGGCAGACACGACCCCTGCGTTGCAGTCCGCGCTCCCGTGATCGTGGAAAGCATGGCAGCCCTGGTACTTGCGGACCTGTTCCTGCAGCAGAAGCGCAACTGCCTGTAA